From a single Molothrus ater isolate BHLD 08-10-18 breed brown headed cowbird chromosome Z, BPBGC_Mater_1.1, whole genome shotgun sequence genomic region:
- the FANCG gene encoding Fanconi anemia group G protein → MKRRRGTDPDPDPDPDPGPEPEPEWGCLRAWTAHSQELVGRWTTARCDGETRRACRQLRDELWKLLRSIRGLPAALPVLPLELTVLYNSLLFTVGASDSAIKGEAEGIRQGLLRVLEACGACGQDLGTEELWEKVLQEVTVEELQAPLHCLGALQAAWWLAASQLGSVAGLFQLLSTAEDPGRAHCSEGQNKLLSLIKAWRVPPEGASLPLVQSAKDLKEILCTAAAFLQGLHELEAGNFPTALSLLQEAAGGFCSKNILAQIYTCLGCCAQRMDKPQTALQHLKRALQVDFQCLPALSHVAVVYHDLGETDAELQALTLLYEALGKSPPAAASSSPCFLMQAELLVHTPVLTSLLRRRHPSEVKYLLAQRCLQDGRVADAVEHYLDFLSLLQEGLQQQVPLDGNSALPRIPEVFLEAASALEQAGRHQDAITVCEEVIGRTTDLIPQVLRVEQRLEQSESSLPGAELAGGLLSQQKESLCCLAWRAAGYLHQGWAWAKLGKSKEAVTQFSRCLSDLLRVQLHGSGIKQTENLQPEVEVLQKIRLLSLLGRGMQFLELGRNKEALLDFQHSLQISPGDPAAASYLVQALWNLNRKQEAAAQWQKFSQNCPAEDGQQQGQGRPLPLYLVSCLEQAVFPHSEALARSIQDYLGAAAQDTPS, encoded by the exons ATGAAGCGGCGGCGCGGGACGGACCCGGACCCGGACCCGGACCCGGACCCGGGCCCGGAGCCGGAGCCAGAGTGGGGCTGCTTGCGGGCCTGGACCgcccacagccaggagctggtcGGGCGATGGACG ACGGCGCGGTGCGACGGAGAGACGCGGCGGGCCTGCCGGCAGCTGCGAGACGAGCTCTGGAAGCTGCTCCGGAGCATCCGCG GACTGCcagctgccctccctgtcctgcctctgGAACTCACTGTCCTCTACAACTCCCTGCTTTTCACTGTGGGAGCATCTGACTCTGCCAtcaaaggagaagcagaaggaataCGCCAGGGGCTCCTCAGGG ttctggaGGCTTGTGGGGCCTGTGGACAGGATCttggcacagaggagctgtgggaaaaggtgctgcaggaggtaaccgtggaggagctgcaggcacctctgcactgcctggggGCCCTGCAAGCAGCCTGGTGGCTGGCAGCCAGCCAGCTGGGAAGTGTTGCTGgcctcttccagctcctgagcactgctgag GACCCGGGAAGAGCTCACTGCAGTGAGGGGCAGAACAAGCTCCTCTCCCTGATCAAGGCATGGCGGGTCCCTCCTGAGGGGGCCTCCCTGCCCCTTGTACAAAGCGCCAAGGACTTGAAGGAAAtcctctgcactgcagcagccttcCTGCAAG GGCTGCATGAGCTGGAGGCTGGGAACTTCCCCACCGCCCTTTCCCTCCttcaggaagctgcaggaggATTCTGCTCCAAGAATATCCTGGCCCAGATCTACACCtgccttggctgctgtgctcagcGAATG GACAAGCCTCAGACAGCCCTTCAGCACCTGAAACGGGCTCTCCAGGTAGATTTCCAGTGccttcctgccctgtcccacgTGGCAGTGGTGTACCATGACCTGGGAGAGACTGATGCCGAGCTGCAGGCCCTTACCCTGCTCTATGAG GCTCTGGGAAAAagccctccagcagctgcttcctctaGTCCCTGTTTCCTAATGCAAGCAGAGCTGCTTGTCCACACACCAGTACTCACTTCCCTCCTTCGCCGTCGCCACCCCTCGGAAGTGAAGTACCTTCTGGCACAGCGGTGTCTCCAGGATGGGAG GGTGGCTGATGCAGTGGAACATTACCTGgattttctgtctctccttcaggaggggctgcagcagcag GTGCCCCTGGATGGCAactcagctctgcccaggaTCCCAGAGGTGTTCTTGGAAGCAGCATCTGccttggagcaggctgggaggcACCAGGATGCCATAACTGTGTGTGAGGAGGTCATTGGCCGGACAACTGACCTCATTCCACAGGTGTTACGagtggagcagaggctggagcagtCAGAGTCCTCATTGCCAGGGGCAGAACTGGCAGGTGGACTCCTGTCCCAGCAGAAGGAGAGCCTGTGCTGCCttgcctggagagcagctggatacctgcaccagggctgggcatggGCCAAGCTGGGCAAGAGCAAGGAGGCTGTAACACAGTTCAGCAG GTGCCTCAGTGATCTCCTGCGTGTCCAGCTTCATGGGTCTGGCATCAAACAGACAG AGAATCTCCAGCCAGAAGTGGAGGTGCTCCAGAAGATCAGGTTGCTCTCTCTCCTCGGGCGAGGTATGCAgttcctggagctggggaggaacaaAGAAGCTCTGTTGGATTTCCAGCACAGTTTGCAGATCTCACCAG GtgacccagctgctgcctcctacCTGGTGCAGGCCTTGTGGAACCTGAACCGgaagcaggaggctgctgctcagTGGCAGAAGTTCTCCCAGAACTGCCCTGCAGAGGATgggcagcagcaagggcagggaaG GCCCCTCCCTTTGTACCTGGTTTCATGTCTGGAGCAGGCAGTGTTCCCTCACAGTGAAGCTCTTGCCAGGAGCATACAGGATTACCTCGgggcagcagcccaggacaccccaagcTGA